One window of the Cherax quadricarinatus isolate ZL_2023a chromosome 41, ASM3850222v1, whole genome shotgun sequence genome contains the following:
- the LOC128695913 gene encoding UNC93-like protein, with protein MEACGMAKNERPGVDNPAFSGEEDDQHNGSVKKEVAGEAGKTSGKDLTSEEKKEKFLIMKNIVVISIAFTFLFTSYNSMSNLQSSINKVDGTASLTVLYGAFVFSCCFLPSWLLSLLKEKYTIALSMLCYSSYIAAQFYPEIYTLVPTAFILGLGAAPLWASKCIYLTKVGLRYASLVGENSDVIITKFFGIFFMFFQFTQVWGSLIASSVLSVGVEEVNRTEAEILSCGYNFCISEPTRELNSSDSSGREGPPLWQIYTLASIFLLCSLLSSVVVIIFVDPISSFKEVVGGGGEGKSSLQLLVATFNHLRHPYQLLIVPLTIWSGLEQGFLTADYTAGYVSCGLGVHMVGYVIVCYGVCDALCSMGLSSVVKVLGRVPVFTLGFLINVALIVALVYWRPLPDDVAWFFVIVGFWGVSDAIWQTQINALYGVIFPGQCEAAFSNYRLWESIGFFISYACSTAICVDVKITILIIFLVVGMTGYYTIEIIQRMGGPKKDKDGSVIPLDQLIVREL; from the exons ATGGAAGCGTGCGGGATGGCCAAGAATGAGAGGCCAGGGGTGGATAACCCAGCCTTCAGTGGTGAGGAGGATGACCAACACA ACGGCAGCGTTAAGAAAGAGGTAGCTGGGGAGGCTGGCAAGACCTCTGGGAAGGACCTCACAtcggaggagaaaaaggagaaattTTTGATCATGAAGAACATAGTCGTTATCTCTATCGCTTTCACCTTCCTCTTCACCAGCTACAATTCAATGTCTAATCTCCAGTCTTCCATTAATAA GGTAGATGGAACAGCATCACTGACTGTTCTTTATGGTGCTTTCGTCTTCTCCTGCTGCTTCTTGCCGTcgtggctgctgtcgttgttaAAGGAGAAGTACACGATAGCACTCTCCATGCTCTGCTACTCTTCCTACATCGCAGCTCAGTTCTACCCAGAGATCTACACTCTCGTACCTACAGCCTTCATCCTGGGCTTGGGAGCTGCACCGCTCTGGGCCTCCAAGTGCATTTACTTAACCAAG GTTGGGCTGAGATACGCCAGTCTTGTGGGAGAGAACAGTGATGTTATCATAACAAAGTTCTTCGGCATTTTCTTCATGTTCTTCCAGTTTACCCAAGTGTGGGGTAGTCTCATTGCTTCCTCAG TGTTGTCTGTGGGTGTAGAGGAAGTCAACCGGACGGAGGCGGAGATACTGTCCTGTGGGTACAACTTCTGCATCTCTGAGCCCACCAGAGAGCTCAACAGCAGCGACTCCAGCGGGAGGGAAGGTCCGCCTCTCTGGCAGATTTACACCTTAGCTtctatcttcctcctctgctCCCTACTCTCCTCTGTTGTCGTCATCATCTTCGTCGATCCTATTAGTTC CTTTAAggaagtggtaggtggtggtggagagggtaaaAGCAGTTTACAGCTGCTAGTTGCCACCTTCAACCATCTGCGTCATCCATACCAGCTGCTCATTGTGCCCCTCACCATCTGGTCAGGTCTTGAACAGGGTTTTCTCACCGCAGACTATACTGCA GGTTACGTGTCGTGTGGTCTCGGGGTTCACATGGTGGGATACGTGATCGTGTGTTATGGTGTGTGTGACGCTCTGTGCTCCATGGGGCTCAGTTCTGTGGTGAAGGTGCTGGGGCGGGTGCCTGTTTTTACCCTGGGCTTCCTCATCAACGTGGCCCTCATCGTGGCACTCGTGTACTGGCGGCCACTCCCGGATGACGTCGCTTGGTTCTTCGTCATTGTCGGCTTTTGGGGAGTGAGTGATGCAATCTGGCAGACGCAGATCAATG CACTGTACGGTGTGATCTTCCCCgggcagtgtgaggcagctttCAGTAACTACCGCTTGTGGGAGTCCATCGGTTTCTTCATCTCCTACGCCTGCAGCACCGCCATCTGCGTCGATGTCAAGATCACCATCCTCATCATTTTCCTCGTGGTAGGCATGACAGGATACTACACCATTGAGATCATACAAAGGATGGGAGGCCCGAAGAAGGATAAGGACGGTAGTGTCATACCACTTGATCAACTCATCGTCAGAGAGTTATAA
- the LOC128695915 gene encoding UNC93-like protein, translated as MEACGMAKDEKSGVDNPAFTDKEDDQHSRNVKKETVGEADKTSGKDLTSAEKQEKFLIMKNIVVISIAFSLLFTSFNSMSNLQSSINKIDGTASLTVLYGAFVFSCCFLPSWLLSLLKEKYTIALSMFCYSSYIAAQFYPEIYTLVPTAVILGLGAAPLWASRSIYLTKVGLRYASLVGENSDVIITKFFGIFSMFFQFNHVWGSLIASSVLSVGVEEVNRTEAELLSCGYNFCISEPTRELNSSDSSGREGPPLWQIYTLASIFLLCSLLSSVVVIIFVDPISSFKEVVGGGGEGKSSLQLLVATFNHLRHPYQLLIVPLSIWSGFEYSFLTADYTAGYVSCGLGVHMVGYVIMCFGVCDALCSMGLSSVVKVLGRVPVFTLGFLIKMALIVALVYWRPLPDDVAWFFVIVGFWGVSDAIWQTQINALYGVIFPGQCEAAFSNHNLWASAGFFISYACSTAICVDVKITILIIFLVVGMTGYYTIEIIQKMGGPKKDKDGSVIPLDQLIVREL; from the exons ATGGAAGCGTGCGGCATGGCCAAGGATGAGAAGTCAGGGGTGGACAATCCAGCCTTTACTGATAAGGAGGATGACCAGCACA GCAGAAACGTTAAAAAAGAGACAGTCGGGGAGGCTGACAAGACCTCTGGGAAGGACCTCACATCGGCGGAGAAACAAGAGAAGTTTTTGATCATGAAGAACATAGTAGTCATCTCCATCGCCTTCAGCTTGCTCTTTACCAGCTTTAATTCAATGTCTAATCTCCAGTCATCCATTAATAA GATAGATGGAACAGCATCACTGACTGTTCTTTATGGTGCTTTCGTCTTCTCCTGCTGCTTCTTGCCGTcgtggctgctgtcgttgttaAAGGAGAAGTACACAATAGCACTCTCCATGTTCTGCTACTCTTCCTACATCGCAGCTCAGTTCTACCCAGAGATCTACACTCTCGTACCTACAGCCGTCATCCTGGGCTTGGGAGCTGCACCGCTCTGGGCCTCCAGATCCATTTACTTAACCAAG GTTGGGCTGAGATACGCCAGTCTTGTGGGAGAGAACAGTGATGTTATCATAACAAAGTTCTTCGGCATTTTCTCCATGTTCTTCCAATTTAACCACGTGTGGGGTAGTCTCATTGCTTCCTCAG TGTTGTCTGTGGGTGTAGAGGAAGTCAACCGGACGGAGGCGGAGCTACTGTCCTGTGGGTACAACTTCTGCATCTCTGAGCCCACCAGAGAGCTCAACAGCAGCGACTCCAGCGGGAGGGAAGGCCCGCCTCTCTGGCAGATTTACACCTTAGCTtctatcttcctcctctgctccctcctctcctctgttGTCGTCATCATCTTCGTCGATCCTATTAGTTC CTTTAAGGAAGTGGTAGGTGGCGGTGGAGAGGGTAAAAGCAGTTTACAGCTGCTAGTTGCCACCTTCAACCATCTGCGTCATCCATACCAGCTGCTCATTGTGCCCCTCAGCATCTGGTCAGGTTTTGAATACAGTTTTCTCACCGCAGATTACACTGCA GGTTACGTATCGTGTGGTCTAGGGGTGCACATGGTGGGATACGTGATCatgtgttttggtgtgtgtgaCGCTCTGTGCTCCATGGGACTCAGTTCTGTGGTGAAGGTGCTGGGGCGGGTGCCTGTTTTTACCCTGGGCTTCCTCATCAAAATGGCCCTCATCGTGGCACTCGTGTACTGGCGGCCACTCCCGGATGACGTCGCTTGGTTCTTCGTCATTGTCGGCTTTTGGGGAGTGAGTGACGCAATCTGGCAGACGCAGATCAATG CACTGTATGGTGTGATCTTCCCCgggcagtgtgaggcagctttCAGTAACCATAACTTGTGGGCGTCTGCCGGCTTCTTCATCTCCTACGCTTGCAGCACCGCCATCTGCGTTGATGTCAAGATCACCATTCTCATCATCTTCCTCGTGGTAGGCATGACTGGATACTACACCATTGAGATCATACAAAAGATGGGAGGCCCGAAGAAGGACAAGGACGGTAGTGTCATACCACTCGATCAACTCATCGTCAGAGAGTTATAA